Proteins from a single region of Sinorhizobium alkalisoli:
- a CDS encoding winged helix DNA-binding protein, with the protein MSEERAEIGPIVSSGHLARGALPALSEVEFGIIMLSHAFDRWMVRCMAAAGVADLSPLDVLVLHNINHRNKGKTLADICLVLNIEDTHTVAYALKKLERLSLIESGRRGKEKLALITAKGREVCERYAAIREELLVKSLLATDVSSETLSTVAARVRALSGHYDQASRSAASL; encoded by the coding sequence ATGAGTGAAGAAAGAGCTGAAATCGGACCGATCGTTTCCTCCGGCCATCTGGCAAGAGGCGCTTTGCCGGCGCTCTCAGAAGTCGAATTCGGCATCATCATGCTGAGCCACGCCTTCGACCGTTGGATGGTGCGCTGCATGGCGGCGGCTGGAGTGGCCGATCTTTCGCCGCTGGACGTGCTCGTCCTGCACAACATCAACCACCGCAACAAGGGCAAGACGCTGGCGGATATCTGTCTCGTGCTCAACATCGAGGACACGCACACCGTCGCCTACGCGCTCAAGAAACTGGAGCGGCTGTCACTCATCGAAAGCGGGCGGCGCGGCAAGGAAAAGCTGGCTCTCATCACAGCAAAGGGCCGCGAAGTCTGCGAGCGCTATGCGGCGATCCGCGAGGAGCTTCTCGTCAAGTCCCTGCTGGCGACCGACGTTTCGAGCGAGACCCTGTCGACGGTCGCAGCTCGCGTCCGGGCCCTATCCGGTCACTACGACCAGGCGTCGCGATCGGCGGCATCCTTGTGA